The following proteins are co-located in the Pelagicoccus sp. SDUM812003 genome:
- a CDS encoding cupin domain-containing protein — protein MYVRNGWRAAWRYGVYEFPHYHSTAHEVLGIYAGRASIRLGHTEGKTVEVQAGDVVVIPAGVGHQNLGSSPDFHVVGGYPKGQDADVLRGRKGDRPQADENIKQVPLPSADPVFGEDGPLTKLWK, from the coding sequence ATGTACGTTCGCAACGGTTGGCGAGCAGCGTGGCGCTACGGAGTGTACGAGTTTCCCCACTACCACAGCACGGCGCACGAAGTCCTTGGCATCTACGCAGGGCGGGCGTCAATCCGACTCGGGCACACGGAGGGGAAAACCGTCGAAGTGCAAGCTGGGGACGTGGTGGTTATCCCGGCCGGCGTGGGCCACCAAAACCTCGGTTCGAGTCCGGATTTCCATGTCGTTGGCGGGTATCCAAAAGGCCAGGACGCCGACGTGCTTCGTGGCCGAAAGGGCGATCGTCCGCAAGCCGACGAGAATATCAAGCAAGTGCCGCTACCCAGCGCCGACCCCGTTTTTGGAGAGGACGGCCCTCTTACGAAGCTATGGAAATAG